From the genome of Triticum aestivum cultivar Chinese Spring chromosome 3B, IWGSC CS RefSeq v2.1, whole genome shotgun sequence, one region includes:
- the LOC123070513 gene encoding phytochrome-associated serine/threonine-protein phosphatase produces MDLDLWISKVKEGQHLAEHELQTLCEYVKEILIEESNVQPVNSPVTVCGDIHGQFHDLMKLFATGGHVPETNYIFMGDFVDRGFNSLEVFTILLLLKARYPAHITLLRGNHESRQLTQVYGFYDECQRKYGNANAWRYCTDVFDYLTLSAIINGTVLCVHGGLSPDVRTVDQIRTIDRNCEIPHEGPFCDLMWSDPEEIETWAVSPRGAGWLFGSRVTTEFNHVNNLDLVCRAHQLVQEGLKYMFQDKGLVTVWSAPNYCYRCGNVASILSFDENMDRDVKFFTETEENNQMRGPRTAVPYFL; encoded by the exons ATGGATTTGGATCTGTGGATCTCCAAGGTCAAGGAGGGCCAGCACCTCGCCGAGCACGAGCTCCAGACCCTCTGCGAATAC GTTAAGGAGATTCTCATCGAGGAGTCGAACGTGCAGCCAGTCAACAGCCCGGTCACAGTGTGCGGCGACATCCATGGGCAGTTCCATGACCTTATGAAGCTCTTTGCCACCGGAGGACATGTGCCTGAGACCAACTATATTTTCATG GGTGATTTTGTCGACCGCGGCTTCAACAGTCTCGAGGTTTTCACCATCCTTTTGCTACTAAAAGCAAG GTATCCTGCCCACATAACCCTTCTGCGTGGGAACCATGAAAGTAGGCAGCTGACACAG GTATATGGCTTCTATGATGAGTGCCAGAGGAAGTATGGGAATGCCAATGCATGGCGGTATTGCACCGATGTTTTTGATTACCTTACTCTTTCAGCAATCATTAATGGCACG GTCCTTTGTGTTCACGGTGGTCTGTCTCCTGATGTACGTACTGTTGACCAG ATAAGGACAATTGATCGGAATTGTGAAATTCCCCATGAAGGTCCTTTCTGTGATCTTATGTGGAGTGACCCTGAAGAGATAGAGACATGGGCTGTTAGTCCGCGTGGAGCAGGTTGGCTTTTTGGATCACGAGTAACAACAGAG TTCAACCATGTGAACAATCTTGACCTAGTTTGCCGGGCTCACCAGCTGGTCCAGGAAGGCTTGAAGTACATGTTTCAGGACAAGGGTCTTGTAACT GTGTGGTCTGCACCTAATTATTGCTACAGATGTGGCAATGTTGCTTCTATACTAAgcttcgacgagaacatg gaccgcgacgtcaagttcttcaCGGAGACAGAGGAGAACAACCAGATGCGTGGCCCAAGGACTGCCGTCCCGTATTTTCTCTGA